TAGATGCACTTGGAAGAAAGTGATGCTTTGATCAGTTTAATTGAAATTTTGAAAATTCATCAAAAGGTTATAGATTACGATAAATTTAAAGATCCAGATGATTATACCCCCGCAATACGTTCTTTAGCTACGTTGGAATTAATGTTTGAATATTTAATAAAAGAATCTAATACTATTTTCGAAAATGCAGCAATAATAGTCTATACTATTGTTGCAAAACATCCGTTTTTCAACGGAAACAAAAGAACTGGTTATGAAGCCATGAATTTTGTTATTGAAGATGCAGGATACAAGTTTACATCTACAGATAAAGAGATGATAGAATTCATAATTAGAGTAGCTACAACAGAAAATGAAATGTCAATTGAAGAAATAAAAGAATGGATAATTCGACATACGGAAAGAACATGATAACATAGAATCAAAGAGATGTACAGAGCAACAATTAATTATTCAACATCATAATCCACTAAAACAAGGATTGAAACCTATATTATATTTTTTGTCTGCAACGTTTTCTATATATTCTAGAGCTAGATCTATAAAACAAGAGCTGAAACCAAAAATTGTACAGTTGGATCAAAATACAGGAAAGGAGAATCTACTTGAAAATATGGATGGTTTTGATATTCCTCCTTCTGATGGCAGTACCTTGTGCCGCCTCAGACAAGGAAGCAGCCTTGCAGATGACAACCGCACTTGAGAACAGTGTTATTGAAATGCAGTTCAATTATGCGGAAAACCTGGGAGATGGTCGTGGAATTACGTTCGGCTGCGTTGGGTTTTGTACAGGGACATATGATGGGAACATTCTGATTAAGCACTATACAGAACTGAATCCGAACAATGACCTGGCAAGGTTCATTCCTGCCTTAGATGCTATTGATAGTAGTTCTCATACTGCTACTGCTGCTGATAGAGATGGCAATCCAAGTGTGGAAGGACTGGATGGTTTCATTGAGGCTGTGAAAGGATGTGACGACCCGCTGTTCGAGCAGGCTCAGCTGGACATGCTGGACAAATTGTATTGGGATCCAGCAATGAAACTGGCTGAGGGAGCAGGTTGTAAGAATGCTTTGACGAAGGCATTCATCTATGATATGTATGTGAGGCATGGTCCTAATGGTGCCCAGAGCATCATGAAGGAAGCCGGTTCTGTTGGGGACGATGAAAACGCCTACTTGGAAAGGCTGTTCCAGTACAGGGATTCTGCACTCAAGAATGAAGGCCTGGGTGATGTGGACAGGGATAATGGATACAAACAGGTATTAGAAGCGGGCAATATCGACCTGGCCACACCATTCACGTTTGAAGCACATGGAGACATGTTCAACATTTCTGGTGATCTTGGGATTTGATTCGAGAGCAAGATCCACTAAAACAAGGATTGAAACCATAAGTATTAAGACTGTGCATTATCCTGAGTTATTCGAGAGCAAGGTCCACTAAAGCAAGGATTATACTCGGATCATACCTGCTCCTGGCATACAAACATATCAACACCAATAAACACTGCAAGCAATATTACTAACGAGTTGCTGCTATACCCCAGATGCTGTAAAAGAAAATTAAGCAAAATCTCATT
The genomic region above belongs to Methanosarcina horonobensis HB-1 = JCM 15518 and contains:
- a CDS encoding chitosanase; protein product: MKIWMVLIFLLLMAVPCAASDKEAALQMTTALENSVIEMQFNYAENLGDGRGITFGCVGFCTGTYDGNILIKHYTELNPNNDLARFIPALDAIDSSSHTATAADRDGNPSVEGLDGFIEAVKGCDDPLFEQAQLDMLDKLYWDPAMKLAEGAGCKNALTKAFIYDMYVRHGPNGAQSIMKEAGSVGDDENAYLERLFQYRDSALKNEGLGDVDRDNGYKQVLEAGNIDLATPFTFEAHGDMFNISGDLGI
- a CDS encoding type II toxin-antitoxin system death-on-curing family toxin — protein: MEESDALISLIEILKIHQKVIDYDKFKDPDDYTPAIRSLATLELMFEYLIKESNTIFENAAIIVYTIVAKHPFFNGNKRTGYEAMNFVIEDAGYKFTSTDKEMIEFIIRVATTENEMSIEEIKEWIIRHTERT